The following nucleotide sequence is from Candidatus Zixiibacteriota bacterium.
ACTTCATCCACGAACCTCCCGAGTCTGCCAATCTGCTCCTTCGGCAGATCGAGACCGGGTATCTTCGCGCCCGATTCATCTACCCGCCCTGACGCGAGCTCTGCCATCACCGCCTTTGCGCCCTGTCTCTCGAATTTATCGAGCACCCGCATAACATCGGGACCGCGCTCCGGCGGCATTCCTGCCCACGCGACGAGTCCGTTAAGGACCTTTCGGTTGGAATAACGTACCTTGAAACGTTCAATGCCGAGTCGCTCCATCGTGCCGACCATCGCGGCGACAATCTCAGCATCGGCGAGCATGTTGCGCGTGCCCACTATGTCAATGTCGAACTGCATGAACTCACGGAATCGGCCCGGCCCCGGTTTGTCCGCGCGCCAGACGTTGCCATACTGGTAGCGCCGGAACGGGAGCGGCAGATCGGGCTGCGACGCCACATAGCGCGCCAGCGAGAGCGTGAATTCGTAGCGCAGCGCCATCTCGACATCATCCGGCCCGCGAAATCCGAACAGCTCGGCGAGCGAGTCGCGCGTATAGTGCGGGCCGAGCAAGATGTCGGCTCCCTCAATCGAGGCCGTCTGCAGCGGCTGAAACCCGAGAAGTTCGACCGCCCGGCGAATCCTGCCGATCATCTCCTCGCGAGCCGCCTGCTGGTCGGGGGGATAATCGCGAAACCCCTTCAGCAACTGCGCCTTTACTCGTTGCGGTTTTATCTTATCGGTCTTGCCCATGTCAATTCGGACGTGTCGTTCGTGTCCAAGGTGACAAACTACACTTCCACCGCTCGTGAGAAAGTTTTTTTTAAGTGAATCGCCCCGCCACTGACTATTCCATCCCCCGCCGCGGTCGGCAGACCGACCCCCGTCACTCTATTCGATCTATCCAAGGCTGGATGGAAAACCGGTCGACCAGCTCGTTCATGAGAACGGTCGCCTCGGCAACCGACTTGAATTGCCCCACCCTCACGCGATAGTAGGTTCGGTTGTCATAGGTTATCGTAGTGACAAACGGTTGGTAGCCTCGCTCT
It contains:
- the hisS gene encoding histidine--tRNA ligase; the protein is MGKTDKIKPQRVKAQLLKGFRDYPPDQQAAREEMIGRIRRAVELLGFQPLQTASIEGADILLGPHYTRDSLAELFGFRGPDDVEMALRYEFTLSLARYVASQPDLPLPFRRYQYGNVWRADKPGPGRFREFMQFDIDIVGTRNMLADAEIVAAMVGTMERLGIERFKVRYSNRKVLNGLVAWAGMPPERGPDVMRVLDKFERQGAKAVMAELASGRVDESGAKIPGLDLPKEQIGRLGRFVDEVLVAESGSLAWIERELGSITVSAEGLIELNQVKQHLQDMGVDDRKAVIDFTIVRGLGYYTGTVFETTLLDLPAYGSVFSGGRYDNLVERFQSQAVPAVGSSIGVDRLLAALIELKALQLPRTTSQVLVTVMDQSRLGDYLHMLRELREAGINSEIFSGDTKNLTRQIKYADKVGIPLAIIAGSNEFEAGQVRIKNLAAGASKSGDTSDRGDWLKAEGFQEDVPRAQLVTRIRQLLGRV